AATGAAAAACCCCGAGGTGAAGAAAATTCCTATCATGAAAAAGTCTTTCCTCAATGATTTTATTGAGGACCCGCACCAAAAATTTTTATATGTTTACGACTATTTAGAAATGTGGTCTTTTCATGTAGAGCTTACGGGCATCATCATGAAAGAGGAACCCAAAACTACTTATCCAGTTGTTATCCGCAGCGAAGGTTTGGCTCCAAAGCAATACGACGACAAAAAATTTGTAGTGGTAGAAGACGAAGAATTTGAAGACCTAAAAGAAGGCTTCCTAGGCGAACACCTAGATGTGGGCGAAGGGGTGGACGAGGATACTTTGCTGGACGGCGAAGAAGCTGAGGAATCGGAATTTGGGTCAGAAGAATCTGGCGTAGACGAGGCCATTTAATATTTTACCTTTTTGAAAAACCTTTTGGTTCTTAGTGGCCCAACAGCCAGTGGAAAAACTGCCTTGGCCGAGCAAATAGCCATAGCTTACCAATGCCCGATTATATCAGCCGACAGCAGACAATTTTATAAAGAAATCCCTATTGGTACTGCACAACCTAGCAGAACTAGTCTCAAAAAAATTGAATACTACTTTGTAGCAAATTTAAGTTTACAGGATGAAATGAGTGCTGGTCAATTTGAAAGAGATGCAGGCAACAAAATAATCGAATTATTCAGAAAACATGATTTGGTAATCGTATGCGGAGGTTCAGGATTGTATATAAAAGCATTATTGAGCGGCTTGGATTTATTGCCCGAAAAAAATGAAGCGTTTAGAAATTCACTCATTGCTTTATTCCAGTCACAAGGAATTCAGAGCCTTATGCACCGACTTCCAAAAGAAATATATAATACCCTAAACAAAAGTGATCAGTTGAACCCACAAAGATTGATGCGGCATATCGAAATTGCGGAACTACCGCAAAATATAGAGCATGAAGATTCGCCTCGGCGAACTAACCCTTGGCGGGAATACAAGCAAAATGTAAATATTATATATACCGCTTTGAGTGCAAGCCGCGAGACACTTTATCGAGATATTGATGCCCGAGTAGACCAAATGATGGCCGCTGGATTTGAAAACGAAGTGAGGCAAATACCCTTGTCCATCAAGCATATCAATGCTTTGCAGACTGTAGGATACAAAGAATTGTTTGACTATATAAGTGGCGACACCGATTTGCCTACAGCGGTGAAACTTATCAAACAACATACACGCAATTATGCAAAGAAGCAATTGTCGTGGCTTAGGCGAGAACAAAACGTAACATGGTTTGATTCGGACGTGTCGGATAATTTAATTGAGTTTTTGAAACAAAATTTAAAATAAGCACTTCGCAGCGTGTAAAAATTCTCTAAATTTGCAGCATAAATAATGGACTTATCCGTATTCACCAATACCGACAACTTGTTCACGCTACTTACCCTTACTGGTATGGAAATAATACTAGGCGTAGACAATGTGATTTTTGTATCGATCGTAACCAGCAGGCTACCTCTTCATCAGCAGGCAAAAGGACGGGCCATTGGTCTTTCACTTGCTTTAATAATCAGAATAATATTACTGGCATTTATTAGCTTCCTCGCTGGTATGACCTCCGAAATATTTGCGGTTGCAGGATTTAGCTTTAGTGCCCGCGATTTAATTTTATTGGGTGGCGGTTTATTCCTCATCTATAAAACCACGATGGAGATATATAACAAATTGGAGGGCGAAAACGAAACTCATAATAGCAATGTGAAAAGTGTATTTATGGCGGTGGTTTTCCAAGTCATTATTATTGATATTGTATTCTCCTTTGATTCTATCATCACGGCCATAGGGCTTTCGAAAGTAATAGAAATTATGATTGCTGCTGTGGTTATTTCCATGTTTATAATGTTGGCGTTTAGTGGTGTGGTGAGTAAGTTTATTAACCGCCACCCCAGTATGAAAATGCTTGCTCTTTCTTTTCTGTTAATCATTGGTTTTATGCTGGTAATGGAAGGGCTGCATAAAGAAATAGAAAAAGGTTATGTGTATTTTGCTATGGCTTTCTCGCTGGCAGTAGAAACGCTCAATATCATTATGCGGAAAAAAAGCAAGCCTGTTAAGTTGAAAAACAATTTGAACCCGTAATAGTTATTATAGAATGTCAGTCTGACAAACAACAATTCGACAATCCCGATAGTCCCGCAAGCATGCGGGGGTACAGGATGACAGTAGAATGTAAAATATTAATTAAAAAATAAAAAATAACCCGTTATGTCTATAGTAGGAAAAAAAGCCCCACATTTTATCGCTGATGCAGTGCAAGGCGGTAACTTTATTGAAGATTTCTCATTGGATCAATACCTCGGCGAAAAGCATGTCGTATTTTTCTTTTACCCTTTAGATTTCACTTTTGTATGCCCTACGGAACTGCATGCATTCCAAAACAAATTAGCAGAATTTGAAAAACGCAATGTGGCTGTAGTTGGTTGCTCTGTCGATTCAAAATTTAGCCATTGGGCATGGTTGAACACACCCAAAAATGATGGCGGTATTCAAGGCGTCACTTACCCAATAGTTGCCGATATAAATAAAACCATCACGAGTAATTATGAAGTACTTGCAGGTCATTACGAGTATGATGATGAAGGCAACCAAATATGGGTGGGCGATTTGGGCCACGATGCTGTTGCTTATCGTGGTTTGTTTTTAATAGACAAAGATGGCGTAGTTCGTCATGCTGTAATTAATGATCTTCCTTTAGGCCGCAGTATTGATGAAGCTTTGCGTATGGTTGATGCATTACAATTCAACGAAACAAATGGTGAAGTTTGTCCTGCAGATTGGTCTCAAGGCAAAGATGGATTGGTTGATAATGCTGATGGTATTGCAAGTTATTTGACGACGCACTAAGATTTATATTCATATAATAAAAACCCTGTACAATTTTTTGTGCGGGGTTTTTTGTTATATTATACATCGTCAGTCAGAGACTGAGATAATAAAACTCCCAAGTTACACTTCGCTAAACTTGAGAGGGCGGTGGGCGGTATTTAAAAAAAAATGTTTAATATTAAACATTAAATAAATACATTTGCAAAAAAAATATTTATGAATAAAATAATTGGGATTTTAGTTCTATTTACGATATTTGGTTGTTCTGAAAAGAAAAACAAAACAATGACAGTTCAAAATAATGACCAAAAATCACCTTGTGATACTGCAGTTCATACGGGTAATTTTGTTTTTACTAATCAAACTCCAAAAGTGATACAAATAATGTTTCAAAAAATAAATGACCAACAAATATGGAAGGAATTTGAAGACTTTAAACCACCATATCTTACTTCGGAAATATTCAGAGATGCTACAGTCAATATCAATGATGAAGCATCATTTTTTGAACTAGCACCAGGCACATGGCATTACAAAGTTTTAGGAGGATATTGGAATGCAAACCCAGAAGATAAATTTGAAGCTGAAGGAGATGTATTGGTTGAAAAGTGCAAAACCAATAGAAAGACATTTAAAAAATAGCTGATGTCCAACCCCTAAAACTTTATCACAAAATGCAAATTCAATCTCCTCCCCGTTAAATAATTGGGAACCGCGTATTGGTGATTTTGCAAGTCCTTCACCCAAAAAACAGAAGCGGAATTATTAAATTGTAATAGATTGAAAACCTCCAAAGCTACCCACATACTACTTATATGTTTTGCCCACACGGGTTTTGCTTTTGCCCCGAAAGCTTTCGGGGTTTCGTCCACTATCATTTTGCTGAAACCTATATCCACACGGCGATACGGAGGCAATCTAAAAAAATTACGGAACTTATAATTACCCGGAGGGCCAAATGGTAATTTTCCTCCTGCTACTAAATTGAGCGACATACGATAGCTAGGAAACTTAGGCAAATAATCCTGAAAGAATATATTAAAGTTAAAACGTTGGTCGGTGGGGCGGGGCAAAAATCCTTGGTGAATATATATACTATCCACTACGGTATTAACAGGGTCGTAAGGATTGGGATCATATACTGTTTCACCCTTTGCATTACGAAGTCTATAATAGTCGTCGTTGTCTATATCCTCGGCAGTTTTCATAATACTTAAGCTGGCCCACGATTCCAAATCTTTCACAAAATCGCCATTTACACGCAAGTCCAAACCAGTGGCATAGCCGTGGCTGGCATTTTTGGCGAAGTACCGAATTTTTACATTATC
This portion of the Bacteroidota bacterium genome encodes:
- the miaA gene encoding tRNA (adenosine(37)-N6)-dimethylallyltransferase MiaA; amino-acid sequence: MKNLLVLSGPTASGKTALAEQIAIAYQCPIISADSRQFYKEIPIGTAQPSRTSLKKIEYYFVANLSLQDEMSAGQFERDAGNKIIELFRKHDLVIVCGGSGLYIKALLSGLDLLPEKNEAFRNSLIALFQSQGIQSLMHRLPKEIYNTLNKSDQLNPQRLMRHIEIAELPQNIEHEDSPRRTNPWREYKQNVNIIYTALSASRETLYRDIDARVDQMMAAGFENEVRQIPLSIKHINALQTVGYKELFDYISGDTDLPTAVKLIKQHTRNYAKKQLSWLRREQNVTWFDSDVSDNLIEFLKQNLK
- a CDS encoding TerC family protein, whose translation is MDLSVFTNTDNLFTLLTLTGMEIILGVDNVIFVSIVTSRLPLHQQAKGRAIGLSLALIIRIILLAFISFLAGMTSEIFAVAGFSFSARDLILLGGGLFLIYKTTMEIYNKLEGENETHNSNVKSVFMAVVFQVIIIDIVFSFDSIITAIGLSKVIEIMIAAVVISMFIMLAFSGVVSKFINRHPSMKMLALSFLLIIGFMLVMEGLHKEIEKGYVYFAMAFSLAVETLNIIMRKKSKPVKLKNNLNP
- a CDS encoding peroxiredoxin → MSIVGKKAPHFIADAVQGGNFIEDFSLDQYLGEKHVVFFFYPLDFTFVCPTELHAFQNKLAEFEKRNVAVVGCSVDSKFSHWAWLNTPKNDGGIQGVTYPIVADINKTITSNYEVLAGHYEYDDEGNQIWVGDLGHDAVAYRGLFLIDKDGVVRHAVINDLPLGRSIDEALRMVDALQFNETNGEVCPADWSQGKDGLVDNADGIASYLTTH